A stretch of DNA from Pseudomonadota bacterium:
ACCGTTGCTGTCGTCTCGCCGAAGCCGGGCCAATCCGGATCGAATCTGTCCCTCCCCGCCGAGGTCAAAGCGCTGGTCGAAACACCGATCTACGCGCGCGCCAACGGGTATCTCAAGAGGAGGTTTGTGGACATCGGCAGTCACGTTAAGGCAGGGCAGCTTCTGGCCGAGATTGACGCACCGGAGCTCAATCAGGAACTCGCGCGCGCCCGGGCACAGATCAATCAGGCCGAAGCAGCCCTCGGGCTTTCGAAGCTCACAGCTGAGAGGTGGGCTGGTCTCCTGAAGACCGCGAGTGTCAGCGAACAGGAAAACGCAGAGAAACAGGCCGACTACAAACTCAAGACTGCCAGTGCCGAGTATGCCCGCGCTGAGGTGCGCCGTTTGGAAAAACTCGAGTCTTTTACCCGGATAACCTCGCCATTTGCGGGCGCTATCACGGTCCGCAATATCGATACGGGCGATCTCATAGTCTCAGGCTCCGGCAAAGAGCTTTTCCACCTGGCTCAGACGGGGAAGCTTCGCATATTCGTGCAAGTACCCCAGGCGATGGCCC
This window harbors:
- a CDS encoding efflux RND transporter periplasmic adaptor subunit, whose protein sequence is TVAVVSPKPGQSGSNLSLPAEVKALVETPIYARANGYLKRRFVDIGSHVKAGQLLAEIDAPELNQELARARAQINQAEAALGLSKLTAERWAGLLKTASVSEQENAEKQADYKLKTASAEYARAEVRRLEKLESFTRITSPFAGAITVRNIDTGDLIVSGSGKELFHLAQTGKLRIFVQVPQAMARGIRSGQSADMTLSELPGRTFKPRVIRTAGVMASDSRTLLVELELDNQKGEIMAGGYAQVRFTEAKMEAALTLPANTVLFRPEGPQVGIVQPDSKVEMRIVKLGRDFGQTIEILAGVNPKDRVIVNPSDSLATDKKEKSR